GACCACGCTCCCGAGGAGCCCACCGACGAGGGCGGCACCGCCGCCGAGCCCGAGGAGGCTGCGCTCGTTGACTGAGACCTACACCACCGAGGGGGAGCTGGCCGATGCCCGCACCCTCGAGCAGGAGGCGGAACGCTTCCAGGCGGAGCGCGACGTCCACCTGGGCGCCTACCACGAGGGCGAGGACCACGACCACACCCTCACCAACACCGGCATGTCGAACGAGAAGCTGGGCATGTGGGTGTTCCTCGGCTCGGAGTGCCTGCTCTTCGGCGGGCTCATCTCCACGTTCCTGCTCTACAAGACCAACAACCTGGCCGGCGGCCCCGTGCCCCGGGACCTCTACGACATCGAGCTCACCTCGATCTCGTCGTTCGTGCTGCTGATGTCGTCGCTCACCATGGTGCTCGGCGTCTCCGCCATCCAGCGGGGCGAGGAGGCGCGGATGCGCCTCTGGCTGATCACCACCGCCGTGCTCGGCTCGGTGTTCATCTCCGGGCAGGTCTACGAGTTCCAGGTCTTCGTCGAGGAGGGCATGGGCTTCACCACCAACGCGGCCTCGTCGGCCTTCTTCGCCCTCACCGGCTTCCACGGCGTCCACGTCACCCTCGGGATCGTGATGCTGCTGTCGGTCGTGGTCCTGTCGGTCGCCGGACGGGTCCCCCGGGCCCGGGCCGAGGCGGTCGAGATCGTCGGCCTGTACTGGCACTTCGTCGACGTGGTCTGGGTGCTGATCTTCACCATCGTCTACCTGATCCCCTGAGAGGTCCGAGATGAGCGACGTCGCCACCGACCCGAGCGTGTCCGTCGCGGACGCCGAGGGCGAGGTCCACCACGAGCACGCCAGCGACCTGATCTACATCAAGCTGGCCGTGCTGCTGGCGGTGCTGACCGCTGCGGAGGTCGCCTGGCCCTACCTCATCGAGGACGGCCCGTTCCTCATGTGGCCGCTCCTGGTCATGATGGTGGTCAAGTTCGTCCTCATCGCCGCGTACTTCATGCACCTGAAGTTCGACTCCAAGATCCTGACCCGCATCTTCTACTCGGGGCTCCTGCTCGCGGTGAGCGTCTACGTCGTGGCCCTGCTGACCATGCACGTGTTCGACGTCTGAGCCGACCACCGCGCCCGTGACCCCGTCCCCCCTGCTCGCCGCCGTGGAGGCCATCGACGTCTGGCGGTTCCAGATCCACCCCGAGGTGTGGCTGCTGGTCGGGAGCCTGGTGGCCCTCTACGTCTACGCGGTGCGGGTGGTCGGCCCGAAGGTGGTCCCCGAGGGTCAGCCGGTGATCACCGGTCGCCAGCGGGCCGCGGCCATCGCCGGCATCGTGCTGCTCTGGCTGGCCTCGGACTGGCCCATGCACGACATCGGCGAGGAGTACCTCTACGTCGTCCACATGGTCCAGCACACGATCCTGACCCTGGTCGTGCCGCCGTTGGCCCTGATCGCCACCCCTCGCTGG
Above is a window of Iamia majanohamensis DNA encoding:
- a CDS encoding cytochrome C oxidase subunit IV family protein; amino-acid sequence: MSDVATDPSVSVADAEGEVHHEHASDLIYIKLAVLLAVLTAAEVAWPYLIEDGPFLMWPLLVMMVVKFVLIAAYFMHLKFDSKILTRIFYSGLLLAVSVYVVALLTMHVFDV
- a CDS encoding cytochrome c oxidase subunit 3 — encoded protein: MTETYTTEGELADARTLEQEAERFQAERDVHLGAYHEGEDHDHTLTNTGMSNEKLGMWVFLGSECLLFGGLISTFLLYKTNNLAGGPVPRDLYDIELTSISSFVLLMSSLTMVLGVSAIQRGEEARMRLWLITTAVLGSVFISGQVYEFQVFVEEGMGFTTNAASSAFFALTGFHGVHVTLGIVMLLSVVVLSVAGRVPRARAEAVEIVGLYWHFVDVVWVLIFTIVYLIP